In one Leptospiraceae bacterium genomic region, the following are encoded:
- a CDS encoding type II toxin-antitoxin system RelE/ParE family toxin, giving the protein MENEDKKEETYRFEPEAKKDLEDSYLWYEKQKKGLGLEFANEVFDAAEKLGKKRGDKAVKMDCNTSLSSVKKTKLKRFPFSLYYVLKETLISIVAVWHDRRNPESLKNRK; this is encoded by the coding sequence ATGGAAAATGAAGACAAGAAGGAAGAGACTTACCGCTTTGAACCGGAAGCAAAGAAAGACCTGGAAGATTCCTATCTCTGGTATGAGAAACAGAAGAAAGGTTTGGGTTTAGAATTTGCTAACGAGGTTTTTGATGCAGCCGAAAAGCTGGGAAAAAAGAGGGGAGATAAGGCTGTAAAGATGGATTGCAATACATCTCTATCTTCGGTAAAGAAAACAAAGCTAAAGCGTTTTCCTTTCTCCCTATACTACGTTCTTAAAGAAACCCTGATTTCGATAGTTGCCGTCTGGCATGACAGGCGAAACCCGGAGTCTTTGAAAAACAGAAAATAA
- a CDS encoding helix-turn-helix domain-containing protein has protein sequence MKKEDYKRLFSYLGVNQKEFAEKFNIHAPHLSDIVNGKLKGLPKEIMIQLKREYGISLEWLMTGEGEMLNISGKDSLSEEEIEVVEEMRRDKRLVGLIRSFLEAIKINLK, from the coding sequence ATGAAAAAAGAAGATTATAAACGCTTATTTTCTTATCTTGGAGTAAATCAAAAGGAGTTTGCTGAAAAGTTTAACATCCATGCCCCACATCTTAGTGACATTGTAAATGGAAAGCTAAAAGGACTACCGAAAGAAATAATGATACAGCTAAAAAGAGAATACGGTATTAGCCTGGAATGGTTAATGACTGGTGAAGGAGAAATGTTAAACATTAGTGGGAAAGATAGCCTCAGTGAAGAGGAAATTGAAGTTGTAGAAGAAATGCGTAGAGATAAACGGCTGGTTGGTTTAATTCGTTCTTTTCTTGAAGCCATAAAAATTAATCTAAAATAA
- a CDS encoding KilA-N domain-containing protein: MSKIKVQGTEITILSVNNEDYISLTDMLKAKEGDFFISDWLRNRNTVEFLSIWEKIHNPDFNYGECAIIKSQAGLNSYKISVKEWVTKTKAIGIRATAGRYGGTYAHKDIAFEFGMWISAEFKIYLIKEFQRLKDEELKQFGWDIRRNLTKINYRIHTDAIKQNLIPPELSKKQAALVYASEADVLNVALFGKTAKQWREENLDKEGNIRDYADVSQLVCLANLETLNAHFIQQGLPQSERLLALNQTAIYQMKILTVDSGIKRLEEKKNEK, translated from the coding sequence ATGAGTAAGATAAAGGTTCAGGGGACTGAGATAACTATTCTTTCTGTTAACAATGAAGACTATATTTCATTGACCGATATGTTGAAAGCAAAGGAGGGAGATTTCTTTATTTCAGACTGGCTCCGTAATCGAAACACTGTGGAGTTTCTAAGTATCTGGGAAAAGATTCATAATCCGGATTTTAATTATGGCGAATGTGCCATAATTAAAAGTCAAGCAGGCTTGAATAGTTATAAAATAAGTGTGAAGGAATGGGTAACGAAAACTAAAGCTATTGGTATTCGAGCTACAGCAGGCAGGTATGGTGGAACATATGCTCATAAAGATATAGCTTTTGAATTTGGAATGTGGATCAGTGCGGAATTTAAAATTTATTTGATTAAAGAATTCCAGCGACTCAAAGATGAAGAGTTGAAGCAATTTGGTTGGGATATTCGCCGCAACCTTACAAAAATAAACTACCGAATTCATACCGATGCTATTAAACAAAACTTGATTCCACCGGAGCTTTCAAAGAAGCAGGCAGCATTAGTATATGCCAGTGAAGCAGATGTTTTGAATGTTGCATTATTCGGAAAAACAGCGAAACAATGGCGGGAAGAGAACCTCGATAAGGAAGGGAATATTAGGGATTACGCTGATGTTTCGCAACTGGTTTGCCTTGCCAATCTCGAAACTTTAAATGCACATTTTATCCAGCAGGGATTGCCTCAATCAGAAAGATTGTTGGCATTGAATCAGACTGCTATATACCAGATGAAAATCTTAACTGTTGATAGTGGAATAAAAAGGTTGGAAGAAAAAAAGAATGAGAAGTAG
- a CDS encoding DEAD/DEAH box helicase family protein — protein MTTQYKTEYKIDLTHERKVRQGNYISRLPFPHQNNAMNLMRDFYKASGKRGILVLPTGSGKTFTAVLWLLKNAIAKNVKVLWLADQGFLLEQAFDTFKKNCLEIPENKREILQMRLVSGSTRHANGNSISIHDDILLMTAQTAIGYWDSNNLDDNGKKIITPFHKFLEHAGKNESLFIVYDEAHHTPAFGRRNLLIGGSKEKTGILEKYPNFNLLGLTATPTYTNVNQRGWLWEIFKDGVIFEARKKDLEDAGILAMPNFKSEKTQFNFEISDSDIEKMLIKHQELPQHIIDELAKNEGRNEYIAKYYVDNLSIFGKTIIFVDRWYQCRTIENKINREAGKVIAASIFSYVENSRSIDYLNSRISNQNDINLEKFRNGEIQVLLNVRMLTEGVDVPDVKTVFITRETNSKILFTQMIGRALRGKKAGGEKDIANIVFFVDNWNRHIQFAGSNFVGGLEDKKIERGYRPYELIRIDLIDRLNFAIENQNYEYSFIELVASGWYVVTYNDVHIEEVEGQEEKSSETFTENVLVYENEKEIFEIFIGDFLEQNKDYIWEKEELDKSEAYKIAKEFIEEYFPSSIVSSESLEMRIIQIARHLGQNRIKPEFFNFEQKKDLDFRSHAISIVERDLRRSEEEEYLKNIYYSEDKSLLRVVFHEFEKFQDAFEYEIKVFKRGGKNSNTDTTANPGFQKEFPKRLVPEEVRRRVFSRDGYKCLCCGKTKNLQIDHVVANKYEEPNDDNPELYQTLCGTCNREKAANGFNYKHTKFDESKIAVRDVLKASKSEEPIYYVTRLINCYYTTSAVHKTMVDAKNQGNSVWKIGVKLGANINNNMAKDINALIDIIRNKGYKLKNIEVTEV, from the coding sequence ATGACAACACAATACAAAACTGAATATAAAATAGATTTAACTCACGAAAGGAAAGTCAGGCAGGGTAACTATATTAGCCGTTTGCCTTTTCCTCACCAGAACAATGCCATGAATCTCATGCGAGACTTTTATAAAGCAAGTGGTAAAAGAGGAATCCTTGTTTTACCCACCGGTTCTGGTAAAACTTTTACTGCCGTTCTTTGGCTTTTAAAAAATGCTATTGCTAAAAATGTAAAGGTATTATGGCTTGCTGATCAGGGTTTTTTACTTGAGCAAGCTTTCGATACATTCAAGAAAAACTGTCTTGAAATACCGGAAAATAAAAGGGAAATTCTCCAGATGCGCCTTGTTTCTGGAAGCACAAGACATGCAAACGGTAACAGTATTTCAATTCATGATGATATACTTTTGATGACGGCACAAACTGCAATTGGTTATTGGGATTCTAATAATCTGGATGATAATGGTAAAAAAATAATAACTCCTTTTCATAAATTTTTAGAGCATGCTGGAAAAAATGAATCTCTATTTATAGTTTATGATGAAGCGCATCACACACCGGCTTTTGGCCGACGAAATTTGCTTATAGGTGGTTCAAAAGAAAAAACAGGAATACTTGAAAAGTATCCAAATTTTAATTTACTTGGACTAACAGCAACTCCTACATACACCAATGTAAACCAGAGAGGTTGGCTATGGGAGATATTCAAAGATGGTGTTATATTTGAAGCCAGGAAGAAGGATCTCGAGGATGCAGGAATTCTGGCTATGCCAAATTTTAAATCCGAGAAAACGCAGTTTAATTTTGAAATTTCGGATTCTGATATTGAAAAAATGCTTATTAAGCATCAGGAACTTCCTCAACATATAATTGATGAACTGGCAAAAAATGAAGGAAGGAATGAATATATAGCGAAATACTATGTAGATAATTTAAGTATTTTTGGGAAAACCATTATCTTCGTAGATAGATGGTATCAGTGTCGAACCATAGAAAACAAAATTAACCGAGAAGCTGGAAAAGTAATTGCTGCTTCTATATTCTCCTATGTGGAAAATTCACGTTCTATTGATTACCTAAATTCCCGTATTTCTAACCAGAATGATATCAACTTGGAAAAATTCAGGAATGGAGAGATTCAGGTTTTATTAAATGTTAGAATGTTAACTGAAGGTGTAGATGTTCCTGATGTAAAAACTGTATTTATTACCAGGGAAACAAATTCAAAGATTCTTTTTACCCAGATGATAGGAAGAGCACTTCGAGGAAAAAAAGCCGGAGGTGAAAAGGATATTGCAAATATAGTCTTCTTTGTAGACAATTGGAATCGACACATTCAATTTGCTGGTTCTAATTTTGTTGGTGGCTTGGAAGATAAAAAGATAGAAAGGGGTTATCGTCCATATGAATTAATTCGCATTGATTTAATAGACAGACTAAATTTCGCTATAGAAAATCAGAATTATGAGTATAGCTTTATTGAATTAGTTGCTTCCGGTTGGTATGTAGTTACTTATAATGATGTCCATATTGAAGAAGTAGAAGGACAGGAAGAAAAATCCTCAGAAACATTTACCGAAAATGTTTTAGTATATGAGAATGAAAAAGAAATCTTTGAAATTTTTATTGGTGACTTTTTAGAACAAAACAAAGATTATATCTGGGAAAAAGAAGAATTAGATAAATCAGAAGCTTATAAGATTGCTAAAGAATTTATTGAAGAATATTTTCCTTCATCAATAGTAAGTTCAGAATCTCTTGAAATGAGAATTATACAGATAGCCAGACACTTAGGTCAGAATAGAATTAAACCTGAGTTTTTTAATTTTGAACAAAAGAAGGATTTGGATTTTAGATCCCATGCAATTTCTATTGTAGAACGAGACTTGCGTAGATCCGAAGAAGAAGAGTATTTAAAAAATATTTATTACAGTGAAGACAAGTCATTGCTTAGAGTTGTATTTCATGAGTTTGAAAAATTTCAAGATGCATTTGAATACGAAATAAAAGTATTTAAAAGAGGAGGAAAAAATTCAAATACAGATACTACAGCAAACCCCGGTTTTCAAAAAGAATTCCCCAAGCGCTTAGTCCCGGAAGAAGTTAGGAGAAGAGTTTTTTCCAGAGATGGATATAAGTGCTTATGCTGTGGTAAAACAAAAAATTTGCAAATCGATCATGTAGTTGCAAATAAATATGAAGAACCCAATGATGATAATCCTGAACTATATCAAACTCTTTGCGGAACTTGCAACCGTGAAAAAGCAGCAAATGGTTTTAATTATAAGCATACAAAATTTGATGAAAGTAAAATTGCAGTTAGAGATGTTTTAAAGGCTTCTAAATCAGAAGAACCGATTTACTATGTGACAAGACTTATAAATTGCTATTACACCACAAGCGCAGTTCATAAGACTATGGTAGATGCTAAAAATCAGGGAAATTCAGTTTGGAAAATAGGAGTAAAACTTGGAGCAAATATTAATAATAATATGGCTAAGGATATAAACGCACTAATAGATATCATTAGAAATAAAGGGTATAAACTAAAAAATATAGAGGTAACAGAGGTTTAG
- a CDS encoding DUF262 domain-containing protein, with product MDVNKRIEKIKKDIEKTEYVIKFSELLSAFEIKSLQEEEKIQNLEELFKLNNIFVENELGEVGSFLDYKYSTYLHLSLKKNNDMDISNDIKDQQESINDIEEIDETGGDITIPFDPNLIKIRRDPYTLGELIDRIEYEEVNFKTAFQRKEGLWNETQMSRLIESILLKLPLPAFYFSEDNENNWEVIDGLQRCSTLKKFIVDKSLKLQNLEFLKQFDYKYYMDLPRDLHRRIKTTPIVLYVVEKGTPKEVKFNIFKRINTGGLILTPQEIRHALNQGKPAEFIAELADLEIFKKATCYRIKTERMEDRDFITRFVSFYLIPYEKYLPDLDSFLTRGMSEINNISVEEKIKLKENFIKSMNFVYNIFGDDAFRKRVSETDRRKPINKALFEVLSVSFSLIDEEKLKILELKAETFKSKFRKLNNDLKFRYSITSGTGQKESVLTRFKEINRIIMETINGND from the coding sequence ATGGATGTAAATAAAAGAATAGAAAAGATAAAAAAAGATATAGAGAAAACTGAATATGTTATAAAGTTCTCAGAATTGCTTTCAGCTTTTGAAATTAAGTCATTGCAGGAGGAAGAAAAAATACAAAACTTAGAGGAACTTTTTAAATTAAATAATATATTTGTAGAAAATGAGTTAGGGGAAGTTGGAAGTTTTTTGGATTATAAATATTCAACTTATCTCCATCTTAGTCTAAAGAAAAATAATGATATGGATATTTCTAACGATATAAAAGATCAACAGGAAAGTATAAATGACATAGAAGAGATTGATGAAACTGGGGGAGATATAACAATTCCCTTTGATCCTAATTTAATTAAAATTAGGCGTGATCCCTATACATTAGGAGAATTAATTGATCGAATTGAATACGAAGAAGTGAATTTCAAAACAGCTTTCCAACGGAAAGAAGGCTTATGGAATGAAACTCAAATGAGTCGATTGATAGAATCAATATTATTAAAACTTCCATTACCTGCATTTTATTTTAGCGAAGATAATGAAAATAACTGGGAAGTAATTGATGGTTTACAAAGATGTTCTACTTTGAAAAAGTTTATTGTTGATAAATCCTTAAAATTACAGAACTTAGAGTTTTTAAAGCAATTTGATTATAAGTATTATATGGATCTACCAAGAGATCTCCATCGAAGAATAAAAACAACTCCTATTGTTTTATACGTAGTAGAAAAGGGAACACCCAAGGAAGTTAAATTTAACATTTTTAAGAGGATTAATACTGGAGGCTTAATTTTAACTCCACAAGAAATTCGTCATGCATTAAACCAAGGGAAACCAGCAGAGTTTATTGCGGAATTAGCAGATCTTGAAATATTCAAAAAAGCTACTTGCTATAGAATTAAGACTGAAAGAATGGAGGATAGAGACTTTATTACGAGATTTGTTTCCTTCTATTTAATTCCTTACGAGAAGTATCTTCCTGATTTAGATAGTTTTTTAACTAGGGGAATGTCTGAAATTAATAATATTTCAGTAGAGGAAAAAATAAAACTAAAGGAGAATTTTATAAAATCAATGAATTTCGTATATAACATTTTTGGTGATGATGCCTTTCGAAAAAGGGTATCTGAAACAGATAGACGAAAACCAATTAATAAAGCACTTTTCGAAGTTTTAAGTGTTTCTTTTTCTTTAATTGATGAAGAAAAGCTTAAAATATTAGAATTGAAAGCTGAGACTTTTAAAAGTAAATTTAGAAAACTAAATAATGATTTAAAATTTCGTTACTCTATTACATCAGGAACCGGTCAAAAAGAAAGTGTTTTAACAAGATTCAAGGAAATCAATAGAATTATAATGGAGACAATAAATGGCAATGATTGA
- a CDS encoding DUF3696 domain-containing protein — protein sequence MAMIDKIIINNFKSHKNTELDLSYLNIFTGVNGVGKSSILQSLLLLKQSFEKRYLESGLELNKPYCEIGFASDALYQYAEEEFISISLFSDEKSFIWNFHPMKLNKTFIPIHGMPPLNYNTLNIFSNDFQYLSAARLSPQESYPTDTLLVETKKQLSIEKGQGELTPHFLYYWGKEQKLQVEFENMLHDENIDKDLFSQVIAWEREISPNVNIVVSPSDKSYSLKYSYNKPGDITSTEEFNAENVGFGLSYALPIIVALLSAKKGGVILLENPEAHLHPKGQSKLAELIALAAQNGIQIFLETHSDHIINGILIASKKFEEIRKGIDKKYISIYHFERDDKTHSSLGIRINVLEGGKIDHQPEGFFDQIDNDLKFILGF from the coding sequence ATGGCAATGATTGACAAAATCATAATTAATAATTTTAAATCGCATAAAAATACCGAATTAGACTTAAGCTATTTAAACATTTTTACAGGGGTAAATGGAGTTGGTAAATCGTCTATACTACAGTCACTATTATTATTAAAACAATCTTTTGAAAAAAGATATTTAGAATCTGGTTTAGAACTTAATAAACCATATTGCGAAATTGGATTTGCCTCTGATGCTTTATATCAATATGCTGAAGAAGAATTTATCAGTATATCTCTTTTCTCTGATGAAAAAAGTTTTATATGGAATTTTCATCCTATGAAATTAAATAAAACTTTTATCCCAATTCATGGAATGCCACCTTTGAATTATAATACACTAAATATTTTTTCTAATGATTTTCAATATTTAAGTGCAGCAAGGTTATCTCCTCAAGAAAGCTATCCTACTGATACGTTACTTGTAGAAACAAAGAAACAGTTATCTATTGAAAAAGGTCAAGGAGAATTAACTCCACATTTTTTATATTACTGGGGGAAAGAGCAGAAATTACAAGTTGAATTTGAAAATATGTTACATGATGAAAATATTGATAAAGACTTATTTAGTCAAGTTATTGCTTGGGAAAGGGAGATCAGTCCAAACGTAAATATAGTGGTATCTCCAAGTGACAAGTCATACAGTTTAAAATATTCTTATAATAAGCCAGGAGATATTACTTCAACTGAAGAATTTAATGCTGAGAATGTAGGTTTTGGTTTGAGTTATGCCTTACCAATTATCGTAGCCCTTCTTTCCGCAAAAAAAGGTGGAGTCATACTGTTGGAAAATCCGGAAGCCCATCTTCATCCAAAAGGACAGTCAAAATTAGCAGAGTTAATTGCTTTAGCAGCTCAAAATGGAATACAAATATTTTTGGAAACACATAGTGATCATATCATTAATGGTATATTAATAGCATCTAAAAAATTTGAGGAAATAAGAAAAGGAATTGATAAAAAATATATTTCTATTTATCATTTCGAGAGGGATGATAAAACGCATAGTAGTCTTGGTATCAGGATAAATGTATTAGAGGGTGGAAAGATAGATCACCAACCAGAAGGATTTTTTGACCAAATTGATAATGATTTAAAATTTATATTAGGATTTTAA